One window of the Capnocytophaga haemolytica genome contains the following:
- a CDS encoding transposase: MIAMGSPKAGNHNDLYEIEEVLKEILALLEEAGIEYKGLFLNADAGFDSKSLRDFLESKEIIANIKPNPRNGEQPDVYFDEELYKNRFKIEQANGWLYGYKGLIMRYEYLDVTWIGMLLLGFISKFLKKV; encoded by the coding sequence ATGATAGCAATGGGAAGTCCTAAAGCTGGAAATCACAATGACTTATATGAAATAGAAGAAGTACTAAAAGAAATCTTAGCTTTATTAGAAGAAGCAGGAATAGAGTACAAAGGTCTGTTTCTCAATGCTGATGCAGGATTTGATAGTAAGTCTCTTAGAGATTTTTTAGAAAGCAAAGAAATTATAGCAAATATTAAACCTAATCCCCGAAATGGAGAGCAACCAGATGTTTATTTTGATGAAGAATTGTACAAAAATAGGTTTAAGATTGAACAAGCAAATGGTTGGCTTTACGGATATAAAGGTTTGATAATGAGATATGAGTATCTTGATGTAACTTGGATTGGAATGCTCCTATTAGGTTTTATCTCCAAGTTCCTCAAAAAAGTTTAA
- a CDS encoding transposase: MQKKEHQNSGTLGKDTINNWIIPFLSVGKRGFKSSFDLASIFLLILKRLKTGVQWRELPIVSYFEKGEISWQNVYYYFNKWSKDGSFQRVWLNLLSKKKRKLDMSCVQLDGSHTRCRQKGESTGYQARKKSRNHK; encoded by the coding sequence TTGCAAAAAAAAGAACACCAAAATTCAGGAACTTTGGGCAAAGATACAATAAATAATTGGATTATTCCCTTTTTAAGTGTAGGAAAAAGAGGATTTAAAAGTAGTTTTGATTTAGCTTCAATATTTTTATTGATTCTCAAAAGGTTAAAAACAGGGGTACAATGGAGAGAACTTCCAATTGTGAGCTATTTTGAAAAAGGTGAAATCTCTTGGCAAAATGTCTATTACTACTTCAATAAATGGAGTAAAGACGGTAGTTTCCAGCGAGTATGGTTAAATCTATTAAGCAAGAAGAAAAGAAAATTAGATATGTCTTGCGTTCAATTGGATGGTAGTCATACACGTTGTCGCCAAAAAGGAGAATCTACAGGTTATCAAGCAAGAAAAAAAAGCCGTAACCACAAATAG
- the lipB gene encoding lipoyl(octanoyl) transferase LipB, with product MNKQVIVKDLGNKDYKETWDYQESLFEEIVAQKTNNKANGTNLPTTNYFLFVEHPHVYTLGKSGHIENLLIDEEGLKNKGATFYKINRGGDITYHGPGQIVGYPILDLENFFTDIHKYLRSLEEVIIRTLSDYGLKGERSEGETGVWLDVGTPFARKICAMGVRCSRWVTMHGFALNVNTDLGYFDNIIPCGIRGKAVTSLNVELAKDKVDLQEVKQRILTHFKEIFEATL from the coding sequence ATGAACAAACAAGTAATCGTTAAGGATTTAGGTAATAAAGACTACAAAGAAACGTGGGACTACCAAGAGTCGCTGTTTGAAGAAATAGTCGCACAAAAGACAAATAACAAAGCTAATGGCACAAACTTGCCTACTACTAATTATTTCCTTTTTGTAGAACACCCTCACGTATATACACTTGGCAAAAGCGGTCATATAGAGAATCTGCTCATTGATGAAGAAGGACTAAAAAATAAAGGGGCTACTTTTTACAAAATCAATCGTGGAGGAGATATCACCTACCACGGACCTGGACAGATTGTGGGGTATCCTATCTTAGATTTAGAAAACTTTTTCACCGATATCCACAAGTATTTGCGTTCTTTAGAAGAAGTGATTATCCGTACTCTTTCCGATTATGGTCTCAAAGGCGAACGCAGTGAAGGTGAGACAGGGGTTTGGCTTGATGTAGGAACGCCTTTTGCTCGCAAAATTTGCGCAATGGGAGTCCGTTGTTCTCGTTGGGTAACAATGCACGGTTTTGCCCTAAATGTAAATACTGATTTAGGCTATTTTGATAATATCATCCCTTGTGGTATTCGCGGTAAAGCAGTAACGTCCCTAAATGTAGAATTAGCAAAAGACAAGGTGGATTTACAAGAAGTAAAACAACGTATCCTTACTCATTTTAAAGAAATCTTTGAAGCAACATTATAA